The Musa acuminata AAA Group cultivar baxijiao chromosome BXJ1-3, Cavendish_Baxijiao_AAA, whole genome shotgun sequence genome window below encodes:
- the LOC135586479 gene encoding lipid phosphate phosphatase 2-like has translation MADIQLGAHTVKSHGVKVAKFHMHDWIILLLLVVIEIILNVIEPFHRFVGKDMMTDLKYPLKSNTVPFWAVPMIGIVLPFVIFLAIYYRRRDVYDLHHAILGLLFSVLITGVITDAIKDGVGRPRPDFFWRCFPDGKEDYDSVTTNVRCHGEPRVIKEGHKSFPSGHSSWSFAGLGFLSWYLAGKIQAFDRRGHVAKLCIVFLPLLVASLVAISRVDDYWHHWQDVFAGGILGLIVASFCYLQFFPPPYSVNGWGPHAYFQMLADNQNNAQVTHTVNPLSTVPSEIDAGYIHTEQQQHGISMRSLSALPDIEVGGRQ, from the exons ATGGCAGATATTCAGTTGGGTGCTCACACTGTAAAATCTCATGGAGTGAAGGTGGCAAAGTTCCACATGCATGACTGGATAATACTACTACTTCTTGTTGTGATAGAAATCATATTGAATGTTATAGAACCTTTTCATCGCTTTGTGGGGAAAGACATGATGACTGATCTGAAGTACCCACTGAAAAGTAATACAgtgcctttttgggctgttcca ATGATCGGAATTGTCTTGCCTTTTGTAATCTTCCTTGCAATCTACTACAGGAGGAGGGACGTTTATGATTTGCATCATGCAATACTGG GCCTTTTATTCTCTGTGCTGATAACTGGGGTGATAACAGATGCAATTAAGGACGGAGTGGGTCGACCTCGACCTGACTTCTTTTGGCGCTGTTTTCCTGATGGAAAAGAG GATTATGACAGTGTCACAACAAATGTTAGATGCCATGGAGAACCTAGAGTTATAAAAGAAGGGCACAAAAGTTTTCCTAGTGGACACTCCTCAT GGTCCTTTGCAGGACTAGGATTTCTTTCGTGGTATCTTGCAGGGAAGATCCAAGCTTTTGATCGAAGAGGCCATGTCGCAAAACTTTGCATTGTGTTTCTTCCTCTACTCGTGGCATCTCTTGTGGCGATTTCTCGAGTGGATGATTACTGGCATCACTGGCAAGATGTCTTTGCTGGTGGTATTTTAG gacTAATAGTTGCTTCGTTTTGTTATCTGCAGTTCTTTCCACCACCATATTCTGTAAATG GTTGGGGACCGCATGCATATTTCCAGATGTTGGCGGACAACCAGAACAATGCTCAAGTGACACACACTGTAAATCCTCTCAGTACTGTGCCATCAGAGATCGATGCTGGTTATATCCATACAGAACAACAGCAGCACGGGATCAGCATGAGAAGTTTAAGCGCACTGCCAGATATTGAAGTTGGTGGCAGACAATAA
- the LOC103977203 gene encoding delta(7)-sterol-C5(6)-desaturase-like isoform X1, whose amino-acid sequence MAGCGAEYLHQFVEETDWYNGIVLDGLLPGVAWRRLPRPLQSWLRNYIGATTLYFVSGFLWCFYIYYLKRNVYVPKDAIPSNKAMILQIIVAMKAMPWYCVLPTLSECMVENGWTRCFSSIREVGWQAYTVYLISYLVIVEFGIYWAHRELHDIKPLYKYLHATHHVYNKQNTLSPFAGLAFHPLDGILQAVPHVIALFLVPTHFMTHMLLLFCEAVWTANIHDCIHGKIWPVMGAGYHTIHHTTYRHNYGHYTVWMDWMFGTLRDPEEELKKAE is encoded by the exons ATGGCGGGGTGTGGCGCAGAGTATCTCCACCAGTTCGTGGAGGAGACGGACTGGTACAACGGGATCGTGCTCGACGGGCTGTTGCCGGGCGTTGCCTGGAGGCGCCTCCCGCGGCCGCTCCAGTCGTGGCTGCGTAATTACATCGGCGCAACCACCCTCTACTTCGTCTCCGGTTTTTTGTGGTGCTTCTACATCTACTACTTGAAGCGCAACGTCTATGTCCCGAAAG ATGCTATACCTTCAAATAAAGCCATGATTCTACAGATAATAGTTGCAATGAAGGCAATGCCTTGGTACTGTGTTCTCCCGACACTTTCAGAATGCATGGTTGAAAATGGATGGACGAGATGTTTTTCTAGCATAAGAGAAGTTGGTTGGCAGGCTTACACTGTTTACCTCATCTCGTATCTAGTCATTGTCGAGTTTGGTATATACTGGGCTCACAGAGAGTTGCATGACATAAAACCATTATACAAGTATCTTCATGCAACCCATCATGTCTACAATAAGCAGAACACACTCTCTCCTTTTGCTG GGTTGGCGTTCCATCCATTGGACGGAATACTGCAGGCCGTGCCGCATGTGATAGCTTTGTTCCTCGTCCCAACCCATTTTATGACTCACATGCTTCTCCTGTTCTGCGAGGCGGTCTGGACTGCGAACATCCATGATTGCATTCATGGCAAGATCTGGCCAGTTATGGGTGCAGGCTACCACACAATCCACCACACTACGTACCGGCACAACTATGGGCACTACACCGTATGGATGGATTGGATGTTCGGAACCCTCAGAGATCCTGAGGAGGAACTCAAGAAAGCAGAATGA
- the LOC135615020 gene encoding protein SUPPRESSOR OF K(+) TRANSPORT GROWTH DEFECT 1 encodes MYSNFKEQAIEYVKQAVHEDNAGNYVKAFPLYMNALEYFRTHLKYEKNPKIKEAITQKFTEYLRRAEEIRAVLDEGGSGPAANGDAAVATRPKTKPKDGDGNGGDDPDQAKLRAGLTSAIITEKPNVKWNDVAGLESAKQALQEAVILPVKFPQFFTGKRRPWRAFLLYGPPGTGKSYLAKAVATEAESTFFSISSSDLVSKWMGESEKLVSNLFQMARENAPSIIFIDEIDSLCGQRGEGNESEASRRIKTELLVQMQGVGNNDQKVLVLAATNTPYALDQAIRRRFDKRIYIPLPDLKARQHMFKVHLGDTPHNLTESDFENLARHTEGFSGSDIAVCVKDVLFEPVRKAQDAMHFYKSSDGMWLPCGPRHPGAVQTTLQELAAKGLADKILPPPITKTDFDKVLSRQRPTVSKADLEVHERFTKEFGEEG; translated from the exons ATGTATAGCAATTTCAAGGAGCAGGCGATCGAGTACGTGAAGCAGGCGGTGCATGAAGATAATGCCGGGAACTATGTCAAGGCTTTCCCTCTCTACATGAATGCCCTCGAGTACTTCCGCACCCACCTCAAGTACGAGAAGAACCCCAAGATCAAGGAGGCCATCACCCAGAAGTTCACCGAGTACCTCCGACGCGCGGAGGAGATCCGGGCCGTGCTCGACGAGGGCGGCTCAGGGCCTGCTGCCAACGGGGACGCGGCCGTGGCAACCAGGCCCAAGACGAAACCTAAGGATGGGGATGGCAACGGCGGCGACGACCCCGATCAGGCGAAGCTCAGAGCCGGACTCACCTCTGCTATCATAACAGAGAAGCCCAACGTGAAGTGGAACGATGTGGCTGGGCTTGAGAGCGCCAAGCAGGCCTTGCAGGAGGCGGTGATCTTGCCCGTCAAGTTCCCTCAGTTCTTCACTG GCAAGAGAAGGCCATGGAGGGCATTTCTTTTGTATGGTCCACCTGGAACTGGTAAATCATACTTGGCAAAGGCTGTTGCAACAGAGGCAGAATCAACCTTCTTCAG TATATCTTCGTCCGACCTAGTCTCAAAGTGGATGGGTGAAAGTGAAAAACTGGTTTCCAACCTTTTCCAAATGGCTCGTGAAAATGCTCCttcaattatttttattgatgaaaTCGATTCTTTGTGTGGTCAACGTGGAGAAGGCAATGAAAGTGAAGCTTCTCGAAGAATCAAGACAGAACTTCTGGTGCAGATGCAG GGTGTAGGAAACAATGATCAGAAAGTTCTTGTTCTGGCTGCCACAAACACTCCCTATGCTCTGGATCAG GCAATCCGACGGCGTTTTGACAAGAGGATTTATATTCCTCTTCCCGACCTAAAAGCCAGGCAACACATGTTCAAG GTACATCTGGGAGATACCCCTCATAACTTGACTGAAAGTGACTTTGAGAACTTAGCTCGTCATACAGAAGGATTTTCTGGTTCTGATATCGCCGTTTGT GTAAAGGATGTACTCTTTGAACCAGTTCGGAAAGCTCAAGATGCCATGCATTTCTACAAGTCCAGTGATGGCATGTGGTTGCCGTGTGGACCAAGACATCCTGGAGCTGTCCAGACCACGTTGCAGGAGCTCGCTGCGAAAGGTCTTGCGGATAAG ATCCTTCCGCCGCCGATCACAAAGACGGACTTCGATAAAGTACTGTCCAGGCAGAGGCCGACTGTCAGCAAAGCGGACCTTGAAGTGCACGAGAGATTCACAAAGGAGTTTGGAGAAGAGGGCTAA
- the LOC135615022 gene encoding large ribosomal subunit protein uL24y-like has protein sequence MKYNPRVSSSRRKSRKAHFTAPSSVRRVLMSAPLSADLRNKYNVRSVPVRKDDEVQVVRGTFKGREGKVVQVYRRKWVIHVERITREKVNGSTVNVGINPSKVVIVKLKLDKDRKALLDRKARGRAADKAKGKFSAEEVAAAAAGAPSLQEID, from the coding sequence ATGAAGTACAACCCGCGCGTGTCGAGCTCGAGGCGGAAGTCCCGGAAGGCGCACTTCACGGCGCCGTCGAGCGTCCGGCGGGTGCTGATGAGCGCGCCGCTGTCGGCCGACCTCCGCAACAAGTACAACGTGCGGTCGGTCCCCGTGCGCAAGGATGACGAGGTGCAGGTGGTGCGCGGCACCTTCAAGGGCCGCGAGGGCAAGGTCGTGCAGGTCTACCGCCGGAAGTGGGTCATCCACGTCGAGCGCATCACCCGCGAAAAGGTGAACGGCTCCACCGTCAACGTCGGCATCAACCCGTCCAAGGTCGTGATCGTTAAGCTCAAACTCGACAAGGACCGCAAGGCCCTCCTCGATCGCAAGGCCCGCGGCCGTGCCGCCGACAAGGCAAAGGGCAAGTTTTCTGCTGAGGaagtcgccgccgccgctgctggtgCGCCATCTCTTCAGGAGATCGACTGA
- the LOC135615041 gene encoding LEAF RUST 10 DISEASE-RESISTANCE LOCUS RECEPTOR-LIKE PROTEIN KINASE-like 1.2, translated as MHPKSMPSFAPLLFPILLFFVTISGEKEWSCGEVKNITHPFWLSGEQPQRPPGFEVKCEDNSLPVLVNSFGMSYSIHQIFYDNRSLWLNNTKLTADDCAVPNVQFGLDDHFFISTANRELSLLYNCSGTGPKNPTIMECVHDDVYAKLGGNYSDVPPLDLPCGCEVLATAPVYIPGGKEESPDRCEDLLKKGFLVEWWDDEGRCKDHGRSCGTCGPHHETGDFVCHRPQGPNDPSSCTPPGNDSGNHRKQIIIGVCVGVGCLAALSFLCLVHVCRRKRPQPSASSVLLARPVASSDPESGIEQYHTQVFTYEELEAATDGFSASNKLGDGGFGAVYKGKLLDGRTVAIKRFYRNNYRLVEQFVNEAYILSSLRHQNLVVLYGCTSRHSRQLILVYEYVPNGTVADHLHGPRAREAALAWPLRMRVAIETADALSYLHATTPQIIHRDVKTSNILLDVGFHVKVADFGLSRLFPANATHVSTSPQGTPGYVDPDYHQCFQLTDKSDVYSFGVVLAELISSKPAVDVTRQRHDINLATMAISKIQNQELEQLVDPTLWCQSKGETRTMIEQVAEVAFRCLQAETEIRPTMKEVLEALKAIQDEGCSRAKGVEADAAANDEDCLLGEKPSQSPDTVTANWESRSTTPHRSG; from the exons ATGCATCCCAAATCAATGCCAAGCTTCGCTCCTCTCCTCTTCCCCATCCTTCTGTTTTTCGTTACCATCTCGGGCGAAAAAGAGTGGAGCTGCGGAGAAGTCAAGAACATCACACATCCCTTCTGGTTGTCTGGGGAACAACCGCAACGTCCTCCTGGTTTTGAAGTGAAATGCGAAGACAATAGTCTCCCCGTTCTCGTGAATTCCTTCGGCATGTCATACTCTATCCACCAAATCTTCTACGATAACAGATCCCTTTGGCTCAACAACACCAAACTCACTGCCGACGACTGCGCAGTTCCCAACGTCCAGTTTGGTCTCGATGATCACTTCTTCATTAGCACGGCGAACAGAGAGCTCTCCCTGCTATACAATTGCTCAGGAACCGGGCCCAAGAATCCTACCATAATGGAGTGTGTTCATGACGACGTTTATGCTAAacttggtggaaattacagcgaCGTCCCTCCGCTGGACCTACCGTGCGGGTGTGAGGTGCTGGCCACAGCACCGGTTTACATTCCTGGTGGAAAGGAAGAGAGTCCGGACCGGTGCGAGGATCTCCTGAAGAAGGGATTTCTGGTGGAGTGGTGGGACGATGAAGGAAGATGCAAGGATCACGGACGCAGCTGTGGGACGTGCGGGCCTCATCATGAAACTGGGGATTTCGTCTGTCACCGCCCACAAGGACCGAACGATCCCAGCAGCTGCA CTCCTCCGGGAAATGACAGTGGAAACCATCGGAAGCAGATCATCATCG GAGTTTGCGTCGGCGTGGGTTGCTTGGCCGCGTTGAGCTTCCTCTGTTTGGTCCATGTCTGTCGCAGGAAGAGACCACAGCCTTCGGCTTCCTCCGTTCTTCTAGCTCGACCCGTCGCTTCCTCCGATCCGGAATCGGGCATTGAGCAGTACCACACCCAGGTTTTCACGTACGAAGAACTCGAGGCTGCCACGGACGGCTTCAGCGCCTCCAACAAGCTCGGCGATGGTGGCTTCGGCGCCGTCTACAAAG GGAAGCTCCTCGATGGACGCACGGTGGCCATCAagcggttctacaggaacaactaCAGGCTGGTGGAGCAGTTCGTGAACGAGGCCTACATCCTCTCCTCCTTACGCCACCAGAACCTCGTCGTGTTGTACGGCTGCACCTCCCGCCACAGCCGCCAGCTCATCCTCGTGTACGAGTACGTCCCCAACGGCACCGTGGCGGACCACCTCCACGGCCCCCGCGCACGCGAGGCGGCCCTCGCGTGGCCCCTCAGGATGCGCGTCGCCATCGAAACAGCCGACGCGCTCAGCTACCTCCACGCCACAACCCCCCAGATCATCCACCGCGACGTGAAGACCAGCAACATCCTGCTCGACGTCGGCTTCCATGTCAAGGTTGCCGACTTCGGGCTGTCCCGGCTTTTTCCGGCCAACGCCACCCACGTCTCCACCTCGCCACAGGGCACGCCGGGCTACGTCGACCCCGACTACCACCAGTGCTTCCAGCTCACCGACAAAAGCGACGTCTACAGCTTCGGGGTGGTGCTGGCGGAGCTCATATCGTCGAAGCCCGCCGTCGATGTTACCCGGCAGCGGCACGATATCAATTTGGCCACCATGGCCATCAGCAAGATCCAAAACCAGGAACTGGAGCAGTTGGTGGATCCAACACTCTGGTGTCAGTCGAAGGGCGAGACAAGAACGATGATCGAACAGGTGGCCGAAGTGGCGTTCCGGTGCTTGCAAGCAGAGACGGAGATAAGGCCTACCATGAAGGAGGTTCTCGAGGCACTGAAAGCGATACAGGACGAGGGATGCAGCAGGGCGAAGGGTGTCGAAGCAGATGCCGCGGCTAACGATGAAGACTGCTTGCTGGGGGAGAAGCCATCACAGTCGCCTGATACCGTCACAGCAAACTGGGAAAGCAGGTCGACGACACCACACCGTAGTGGTTGA
- the LOC103977203 gene encoding delta(7)-sterol-C5(6)-desaturase-like isoform X2: MILQIIVAMKAMPWYCVLPTLSECMVENGWTRCFSSIREVGWQAYTVYLISYLVIVEFGIYWAHRELHDIKPLYKYLHATHHVYNKQNTLSPFAGLAFHPLDGILQAVPHVIALFLVPTHFMTHMLLLFCEAVWTANIHDCIHGKIWPVMGAGYHTIHHTTYRHNYGHYTVWMDWMFGTLRDPEEELKKAE; the protein is encoded by the exons ATGATTCTACAGATAATAGTTGCAATGAAGGCAATGCCTTGGTACTGTGTTCTCCCGACACTTTCAGAATGCATGGTTGAAAATGGATGGACGAGATGTTTTTCTAGCATAAGAGAAGTTGGTTGGCAGGCTTACACTGTTTACCTCATCTCGTATCTAGTCATTGTCGAGTTTGGTATATACTGGGCTCACAGAGAGTTGCATGACATAAAACCATTATACAAGTATCTTCATGCAACCCATCATGTCTACAATAAGCAGAACACACTCTCTCCTTTTGCTG GGTTGGCGTTCCATCCATTGGACGGAATACTGCAGGCCGTGCCGCATGTGATAGCTTTGTTCCTCGTCCCAACCCATTTTATGACTCACATGCTTCTCCTGTTCTGCGAGGCGGTCTGGACTGCGAACATCCATGATTGCATTCATGGCAAGATCTGGCCAGTTATGGGTGCAGGCTACCACACAATCCACCACACTACGTACCGGCACAACTATGGGCACTACACCGTATGGATGGATTGGATGTTCGGAACCCTCAGAGATCCTGAGGAGGAACTCAAGAAAGCAGAATGA
- the LOC135615031 gene encoding LEAF RUST 10 DISEASE-RESISTANCE LOCUS RECEPTOR-LIKE PROTEIN KINASE-like 2.1, protein MHPKSLPSFAPLLFPILLFFVTISGEKEWSCGEVKNITHPFWLSGEKSPGPPAFEVECENNSLPVLVNSFGMSYSIHQIFYDNRSLWLNNTKLAADYCPVPSDNVQFGLDDYFSISTANRELFLFHHCAGTGPKNPTIMECAHDDVYAKLGGNYSDVPPPDLSCGCEVLVRAPVYIPGGEEESTDRCVDLLKNGFLVEWWEEKERCGDCRRRGEKCGSDHETGEFVCHPPTRPNDPSSCRNGDDRSAEHTHTKRIVIVSLAGSVGLLLLCAVLSLLHAPKWFKNSVFFSSKSECTHNIEAFLGNCGSLAPKRFKYSDLRKITKSFREKLGEGGYGSVFKGTLPDGRLVAVKILSKSKEDGEEFFNEVVSIGRTSHVNVVTLLGFCQEGRRRALVYEFMPNGSLEKHINRAALPWDRLHQIAIGIARGLEYLHRGCNARIVHFDIKPHNILLDEDFRPKISDFGLAKLCPQRGSVLSMADARGTIGYIAPEVFCRNIGAVSTKSDVYSYGMMVLEMVGGRRNARAGAGADRSSEAYFPEWLYEHLDGEGDLGAYGVTNETEEMARKMIMVGLWCIQTRPADRPSMSRVVEMLQGRGSDVEMPPKPCLSTPSQSYVSSAS, encoded by the exons ATGCATCCCAAATCACTGCCAAGCTTCGCTCCTCTCCTCTTCCCCATCCTTCTGTTTTTCGTTACCATCTCGGGCGAAAAAGAGTGGAGCTGCGGAGAAGTCAAGAACATCACACATCCCTTCTGGTTGTCTGGGGAAAAATCGCCCGGTCCTCCTGCTTTTGAAGTGGAATGCGAAAACAATAGTCTCCCCGTTCTCGTGAATTCCTTCGGCATGTCATACTCTATCCACCAAATCTTCTACGATAACAGATCCCTTTGGCTCAACAACACCAAACTCGCCGCCGACTACTGCCCAGTTCCCAGTGACAACGTCCAGTTTGGTCTCGATGATTACTTCTCCATTAGCACGGCGAACAGAGAGCTCTTCCTGTTCCATCATTGCGCAGGAACCGGGCCCAAGAATCCTACCATAATGGAGTGTGCTCATGACGACGTTTATGCTAAacttggtggaaattacagcgaCGTCCCTCCGCCGGACCTATCGTGCGGGTGTGAGGTGCTGGTCAGAGCACCGGTTTACATTCCTGGTGGAGAGGAAGAAAGTACAGACCGGTGCGTGGATCTCCTGAAGAATGGATTTCTGGTGGAGTGgtgggaagaaaaagaaagatgcgGGGATTGCAGACGCAGAGGTGAGAAGTGCGGGTCTGATCATGAAACAGGGGAGTTCGTCTGTCATCCCCCTACAAGACCGAACGATCCCAGCAGCTGCA GAAATGGCGACGATCGTTCTGCAGAACATACACACACGAAGCGGATTGTAATAG TTTCGCTGGCGGGATCGGTGGGCTTGCTGTTGCTCTGTGCTGTGTTATCACTCCTGCATGCACCAAAATGGTTCAAGAACTCTGTCTTCTTCAGCTCCAAATCAGAATGCACACACAACATCGAAGCCTTTTTGGGTAATTGTGGATCCCTGGCCCCCAAAAGATTCAAGTATTCTGACCTGAGAAAGATCACCAAATCCTTCCGAGAGAAACTGGGCGAAGGTGGATATGGAAGCGTGTTCAAAGGTACGCTCCCGGACGGCCGCTTGGTGGCCGTCAAGATCTTGAGCAAGTCCAAGGAGGACGGCGAGGAATTCTTCAACGAAGTCGTCAGCATCGGTCGCACCTCGCACGTCAACGTCGTCACTCTCCTCGGCTTCTGCCAAGAGGGCCGCCGAAGAGCTCTGGTTTACGAGTTCATGCCCAATGGTTCCCTGGAGAAGCACATCAACCGAGCAGCTCTTCCTTGGGACAGACTCCACCAGATAGCCATCGGCATCGCCCGAGGGCTGGAGTATCTGCATCGCGGCTGCAACGCTCGCATAGTCCACTTCGACATCAAGCCTCACAACATCCTCCTCGACGAGGATTTCCGCCCAAAGATATCAGACTTTGGATTGGCGAAACTGTGCCCGCAGAGAGGGAGCGTGCTCTCCATGGCGGACGCGAGAGGGACGATAGGGTACATCGCACCGGAAGTGTTCTGCAGGAACATTGGAGCTGTCTCCACCAAATCAGACGTCTACAGTTATGGAATGATGGTCTTGGAAATGGTTGGAGGGAGGAGGAACGCAAGAGCAGGCGCAGGCGCAGATAGGAGCAGCGAGGCATACTTTCCTGAGTGGCTTTACGAGCACTTGGATGGAGAAGGAGATCTTGGAGCTTACGGTGTGACAAATGAAACGGAGGAGATGGCGAGGAAGATGATAATGGTTGGGTTGTGGTGCATACAAACCAGGCCAGCAGATCGGCCTTCCATGAGCAGGGTTGTGGAGATGCTGCAAGGGAGAGGCAGCGACGTGGAAATGCCACCAAAGCCGTGTCTTTCTACGCCATCCCAATCCTACGTTAGCTCTGCATCTTAG